A portion of the Echeneis naucrates chromosome 5, fEcheNa1.1, whole genome shotgun sequence genome contains these proteins:
- the chmp4ba gene encoding charged multivesicular body protein 4b — translation MSVFGKLFGGGGKGGKAPTPQEAIQRLRETEEMLAKKQDFLEKKIDLELMTAKKNGTKNKRAALQALKRKKRYEKQLAQIDGTLSTIEFQREALENANTNTEVLKNMGFAAKAMKAAHENMDIDKVDDLMAEITEQQEVAQEISDVISRPIGFGEEYDEDDLLAELEELEQEELDKSLLEVEGTEDVPLPSVPSTSLPSRPAKKKEEEDEDDMADLEAWAAN, via the exons ATGTCGGTGTTTGGTAAGTTGTTCGGTGGCggagggaaaggagggaaagctCCGACACCCCAGGAAGCGATTCAGCGGCTGAGAGAGACGGAGGAGATGTTGGCCAAAAAACAGGACTTCCTGGAGAAGAAGATCGACCTGGAGCTGATGACCGCGAAGAAGAACGGCACGAAGAACAAGagag CGGCTCTACAGGccctgaagaggaagaagcgCTACGAGAAGCAGCTGGCTCAGATTGACGGGACCCTGTCGACCATTGAGTTCCAGAGGGAGGCCTTGGAAAATGCTAATACCAACACAGAAGTACTCAAGAACATGGGTTTTGCCGCGAAGGCAATGAAAGCTGCACATGAAAACAT GGACATTGACAAAGTGGACGACCTGATGGCAGAgatcacagagcagcaggaagtggctCAGGAAATCTCAGATGTCATCTCCAGACCAATTGGCTTTGGAGAAGAGTACGACGAG gaTGACCTGCTTGCTGAGTTGGAGGAGCTAGAACAGGAGGAGCTGGACAAAAGTCTACTAGAGGTGGAGGGAACAGAAGACGTCCCTCTGCCCAGTGTCCCATCCACATCGCTGCCATCGAGACCAG ccaagaagaaggaggaggaggacgaagacGACATGGCAGACCTTGAGGCCTGGGCAGCTAACTAA